The Diabrotica virgifera virgifera chromosome 10, PGI_DIABVI_V3a genome has a window encoding:
- the LOC126893141 gene encoding 52 kDa repressor of the inhibitor of the protein kinase-like — MGLQIDLKRTKIMASIPNNRALVPNLLDVGECNQDKLPTVQTQAGSAEKKACKQETEAGQSSSDMDIDPEVPKSPSSPVCSTNDNLSSYDIGLFRYDGARAVSGEFHGAQAVVRERYPLALYSHCAAHSFNLAVSSACNITAIRNCLGTLESIHTFFIYPKRQNALQDAINEDETLRESRLKKLKKFCKTRWVEQHESVATYLHLQPAVIRALDVISTTWKDPTTSSGAFQLLSAIKTANFQISMHILSSVHSLTLSLSRVLQSENQDLGEAIELADAAKQVLLERRENAEKDFRGIFKTVSEISAKYDIELRKPRLASKQTQRSNVQTDSVQDYFRITIYIPYIDLFLTHIQDRFLNHRKILSNFACLFPNKMKNFNEESCAQLFEPYSSILRDDSRDIWVDEVKLWRQRIAGKNVKNSLEALDVCNGDAFPNVHQMLRILAVLPVTTATNERSFSTLRRLKTYLRSTMSEDRLNGLASLNIHRDVEVDPQRVWEKFFSTPRRVNLLYNN, encoded by the exons GACGTGGGTGAATGTAATCAAGATAAACTTCCAACGGTTCAAACTCAGGCCGGATCTGCAGAAAAAAAAGCATGCAAGCAAGAAACGGAAGCAGGACag AGTTCTTCAGATATGGACATTGATCCTGAGGTACCGAAAAGTCCATCTTCGCCAGTTTGCTCTACGAATGATAATCTAAGTTCATACGATATAGGATTATTC AGATATGATGGCGCGAGAGCGGTTAGCGGAGAATTCCATGGAGCCCAAGCTGTTGTCAGAGAGCGTTATCCACTCGCGCTCTACTCCCATTGTGCGGCTCACAGCTTTAATTTGGCAGTCAGCTCTGCATGCAATATAACAGCAATCAGAAATTGTTTGGGAACCCTCGAAAGCATTCATACTTTCTTCATCTATCCGAAACGCCAAAATGCTCTTCAAGATGCGATCAATGAAGATGAGACGCTACGTGAAAGTCGgttgaagaaattgaaaaaattttgcaaaaCCAGATGGGTAGAGCAACACGAGTCTGTCGCAACTTATCTGCACTTACAACCAGCAGTAATTCGCGCTCTTGATGTGATTTCGACCACCTGGAAGGATCCGACGACTTCATCTGGAGCTTTCCAACTTCTTTCAGCAATAAAAACTGCAAATTTCCAG ATCTCCATGCATATTTTGAGCTCAGTACATTCTTTGACTTTGTCTCTCAGTCGAGTACTTCAGTCCGAAAACCAGGATCTTGGCGAGGCTATCGAACTGGCTGATGCTGCGAAACAAGTCCTGCTTGAAAGAAGAGAAAACGCCGAAAAGGACTTCAGAGGAATTTTCAAAACCGTGAGCGAAATCAGCGCAAAATACGACATCGAACTGCGGAAACCAAGGCTCGCGTCAAAACAGACTCAACGCTCCAACGTACAAACTGATTCAGTTCAAGATTATTTTCGCATAACGATTTACATCCCATACATTGATTTGTTTCTGACCCATATACAAGATCGATTTTTGAATCACCGCAAAATTTTATCAAACTTTGCTTGCCTCTTCCCCAACAAAATGAAGAATTTCAATGAAGAATCCTGCGCTCAACTGTTTGAACCATACTCTTCAATTTTGCGGGATGATTCCCGTGACATCTGGGTAGACGAAGTCAAACTTTGGCGTCAACGCATCGCCGGAAAGAACGTTAAAAATTCGCTTGAAGCACTCGATGTGTGCAATGGAGATGCGTTTCCAAATGTACATCAAATGCTTCGCATTTTGGCAGTTCTGCCTGTAACGACAGCAACGAATGAACGCTCCTTTTCAACATTGCGTCGCCTCAAGACTTACCTCAGGTCAACAATGTCTGAAGATCGGCTGAACGGATTAGCTTCGCTCAATATACATCGCGATGTCGAGGTCGATCCGCAAAGAGTTTGGGAGAAGTTTTTTTCTACACCTCGcagagttaatttattatataataactgA